Part of the Virgibacillus necropolis genome, AAAGTTTTTCCATAAATGGATCGCCAACTTGTACAGCTGGGCGATCTTTATTCGCATCTTCCGCTAAATCATCTGATGCAAAAGTTGCTCCGTGAATCCCATCACGACCTGTTGCTGCTCCTGCATAAATGACAGTGTTCCCAATTCCAGCAGCGATTCCTTTTTGAATATCTTTGTGATCAATTAAGCCGACACACATCGCATTGACTAGTGGGTTATCTTCATAGCTGTCATCAAATTGAACCTCACCGCCAACTGTTGGAACGCCCACACAGTTACCATATCCAGCGATACCATGGACAACTTCTCTAAAAAGATACTTCACACGTTCTGTCGTCAAATTTCCAAAACGAAGAGAATTCATCATTGCAATTGGACGAGCACCCATTGAAAATACATCACGGATAATGCCACCAACGCCTGTTGCTGCACCCTCATACGGCTCAACTGCAGAAGGATGATTATGACTTTCCACTTTAAAAACGACCGCTTGTTCGTCACCAATATCAATGATTCCAGCACCTTCTCCAGGTCCTTGCAAGACGTGTGGAGCTTTGGTTGGGAATTTTCTTAAAAGTGGCTTCGATGTTTTATAGCTACAATGCTCTGACCACATCACAGAAAAAATTCCTGTTTCTGTGAAGTTTGGACGGCGGTTTAAAATTGTTTTAACCATGTCAAATTCTGCATCACTTAAACCCATGCCTTGGTACAATTTATCTGTTTCAATTTTCTCTGGGTTGATTTCATGCGTTAACAACATGTGATTCCCTCCAATTGTTCACGATCGATTGAAAAAGCTTTACACCGTCATCACTGCCAAGAAGCTCTTCAACTGCTCGTTCTGGATGTGGCATCATGCCAAGTACATTTCCTTCTTTATTGATAATCCCTGCAATATCAGCAACGGAACCATTTGGATTATCTTCATATGTGAACACGATTTGGTTGTTTTCTTGTAACTCTTTTAACGTTTCATCATCACAAAAATAGTTACCTTCACCATGTGCGATTGGATAGCTTATTACCGCGTCTTTTTCATACTGACTCGTAAAAATCGTCTTATTGTTTACAACTTTCAATGGCTCTTGATGACACATAAATGCAAGATTTTTATTACGAAGCATCGCACCCGGAAGCAGCCCCGCTTCTAGTAATATTTGAAATCCATTGCAGATACCAAGCACTGGCTTTCCTTTTGCTGCATGTTCTTTGATTTGTTTCATAATCTTGGATGTCGCTGCGACAGAGCCAGAACGCAGGTAATCGCCATACGAAAATCCGCCAGGTAACAAAATTGCATCATAGTCTTCTAGATTACTATTTTCATACCATACTAAATCGGTATCTTCCTTGATGATTTCTTTCGCAGCATGATACATGTCGCGGTCACAATTCGACCCTGGAAAAACGATTACGGCAAATTTCACGATTGAACAGCCTCCTCCACATCAAAACGAAAATCTTCAATTACTGGATTAGCGAGCAATTGATCACACATTGCATTGATTCGTGCATCCAAATCCTCTTTATCATCAATTTGTAATTCGATAAATTTACCAACTCGAGCTTCTTGTACCTCTTCGTATCCTAATGAATGTAGGGAAGTTTGTATCGCTTTCCCCTGTGGATCAAGAACCCCTTGCTTTAATGTGATATATACCGTTACTTTTTTCATGATCTTGCCTCCAGTCGATGTAAGATTTCTTTGTAAACATGAAGTAAATCGCCTAAATCCTGACGAAAAACATCCTTATCCATTTTTTCCTGTGTCGTGCGGTCCCATAGCCTGCAAGTATCTGGTGATATTTCATCAGATAATACAATTCTTCCATCCTCGAGACGACCAAACTCCAACTTGAAATCAACAAGTGTTAAATTAATTTCGCTGAATAGTTTTTGTAAAACGGTATTAATCGTTAAGGCCATCTCTTTAATTTCATCTAGCTCTAACCGCGTTGCATCTGAGAGAAACAATGCATGTTCGTCATTAATAAGTGGATCTCCTAAGGCATCATCTTTATAAAAAAGTTCAACAAGCGGTGGTGTGAAAAGTGTTTTTTCCTTGATTCCTAGTCGCTTCGTAATACTTCCTGTAGCGATATTCCTTACAACTACTTCAATGGGAATAATGGTTGTTTCGGTTACGAGTTGTTCGGTTTCATTCAATTTTTCAATAAAATGTGACTCAATGTTTTCGTTTGACAAATAATCAAAAATATAGGATGAAATTTCATTGTTTAATCGGCCTTTACCATCAAAGCTGTCTTTCTTCACCCCGTTAAATGCAGTTGCATCGTTTTTATATGACAAAACGAGCTCATCTTGGCTATCCTTTACACGGTAGACCTTTTTTGCTTTTCCTTCATATAATAGTTCAGCCTTCATCATCATCACCTCACGAAAGTCCGATTCGTTCAAAAATTTGATCCACATTTTTCAAGTGGTACGTATAATCAAAGCAATCATCAATTTCAGCCTTAGTAAGCATGCTTGTAAATCGCGTGTCATTTTCGATTAATTGTCTAAAGTGTGTTTCCGTTTCCCATGCCTCCATTGCTGTTGGTTGCACGATATCGTATGCTTCTTCACGCGCCATACCTTTCGTGATCAATGTTAGCAATACACGTTGTGAAAAAATAACCCCGTGTGTACGATCGATGTTGCGTTTCATATTTTCTGGGAAGACGGTTAGATTTTTTACGATGTTTGAAAAACGATTCAACATGTAATTAAGTGCAATTGTTGCATCTGGTAGAATTACACGCTCAGCGGATGAGTGCGAAATGTCGCGTTCATGCCATAACGAGACATTTTCATATGACGTCAACATATAACCACGTAACACACGAGCCATACCGGTCATATTCTCCGATCCAATCGGGTTACGTTTATGTGGCATTGCGGAAGATCCTTTTTGACCTTTTGCGAAAAACTCTTCTGCTTCACGTGTTTCTGTTTTTTGTAAGCCGCGAATTTCCGTTGCAAACTTCTCGATTGATGTACCAATTAACGCAAGTGTCGATACATAGTCAGCGTGACGATCACGTTGCAATGTTTGTGTTGAAACAGGTGCAGGTGTTAGTCCTAACTTTTCACATACATATTTTTCAACAAATGGATCAATATTCGCGTATGTTCCAACTGCTCCAGACAACTTACCAAACTCAATTCCTGCTGCCGCTTGTTCAAAACGATCTAAATTGCGTTTCATTTCTTCGTACCATAATGCTAGCTTCAAACCAAAAGTAGTTGGTTCAGCATGGACACCGTGTGTGCGCCCCATCATAACCGTGTGTTTATGTTCCATTGCTTTATCTTTTAAAATTTGTACAAAGTTGGTTAAGTCTTTGCGAATTATCGCGTTTGCCTGCTTTAGTTGATAAGAAAGTGCTGTATCAACAACATCTGTTGACGTTAACCCGTAATGTACCCATTTACGCTCATCTCCAAGGGATTCAGATACTGCACGAGTAAAAGCAACAACATCATGGCGCGTTTCTTGTTCAATTTCATAAATCCGATCCATATTGAAAGATGCATCCTTACGCATCTTTTCCACATCACCTGCAGGAATAATACCTAGCTCACTCCACGCTTCACATGCTAAAATTTCAACCTCAAGCCATGCGTTAAATTTATTCTCTTCCGTCCAAATACTTCCCATTTCTTCTCGTGTATACCGTTCAATCATGCCTTTTCCCCCTCATATGTTTCAACTAGTTGATTTACTTGTTCCATCGTTTCTGCAATAAACGTGATGTGTCCCATCTTCCGTTTTTCTTTCACTCCATCCTTACCATAAAGATGAATATTACCTTCCGCTTTGCTCGTCATGTGCTGAAGTGCTTGATTCATATCCTCGCCTAATATATTTACCATGATTGCTGGTTGCAGGAGCTTAACTTTTGTCAAAGGTAAACCACATATTGCCCGAATATGCTGTCCAAATTGTGAGATATTACACGCCTCAATCGTATAGTGACCTGAATTATGTGGTCGTGGCGCCATTTCGTTCAAGTAAATGTCATCTCCATTAACAAACATTTCAATCGCAAACGTTCCGACAATATTCATTTTTTCAGCAAGTTTAATTGTTGCATCAACTGCTTTTTGTTCAACCTTGTTACTAATCGTCGCTGGTACAGTCGTTTGATACAAAATATGGTTCTTATGATCATTTTCCCCAATTGGGAAAAACTCAATTTCTCCGCTTTGCGCGCGGGTAAACACAACGGAAATTTCTTTATCAAAAGGTACCCATTGCTCGATAATGCAGTGTTCGTGCTTATCAACGAAAGCTAGAGCTTCCTTGCTATCTTCTTTACTTGTTAGCTTAATCTGGCCTTTTCCGTCATATCCTCCGCGGCACGTTTTGATAACAACGGGATAAGGAGCCTTTTCTAGTGCGCCCTTACATTCCCACTCATTTTCCACGATGAAAAAGTCTGGAACGGGTAGTCCTGCATCACGCATTACCCGCTTTTCTTTTTCTCGATTTTGGGTAACTTCCAGTGCAAAAGCCCCTTGTGGTAGTTTTCCTTTTTTTTCTATATAAGTAGCCGCTTCTAAGTCGACATTTTCAAATTCATAGGTAATGACATCACTAACTTTAGTTAATTGTTTGATTGCCTGCATATCATCGTAAGCAGCTGTAATTTGTTTATCAGCAACCTGCGCAGTTGGACAATTAGGTGTTGGATCAAGAACAGCAACCTGATAGCCCATATACTTCGCAGCAATTGCCATCATCCGTCCGAGCTGTCCCCCGCCGATAATTCCGATTGTTTTCGGGGGTAAAATAATGTTATTTATTTGCAAGGTCAACCCTCATTTCTTCTACGCTTACTTGCATATTTTCGCGATATACTTCTAATCTATTTGCTACATCTTGGTCAAACGCTCCGATCATTTGTGTAGCAAGAATCCCAGCATTTTTCGCTCCTGACTTTCCTATAGCAACCGTCGCAGTTGGTACACCACCAGGCATTTGTACAATAGATAAAAGGGAATCAAGTCCATTCAATGCTTTGCTTTGAACCGGCACACCAATTACGGGTAACGTGGTTTGTGCAGCCACCATTCCAGGTAGATGCGCCGCACCACCTGCACCAGCAATAATCACTTTGAGTCCTCGGTCTCGCGCATTCTTTGCATAGTTGAACATTTTATCAGGAGTTCGGTGTGCCGAAATTACATCTTTCTCATACGGAATTTTAAGTTCATCAAGTATGTCACACGTATACTTCATTGTTTCCCAATCTGAAATACTTCCCATGATTACACCAACCATAGCCATAAAATCCCTCTTTCTTTATCTAGAAGTAAAAAAGTCTATTCATCTCCCTCAGTTATGAGAGAAGATGAATAGACCTATCTTTAGCACATTAAAACGGATCATTGCTTATGAGCAACGATTCATCCTCCCTCATAGTCCAGCATTTACGGTGCTAGGTAGAAACTTCTGAGCCATATTCTCAGCGATATATGAGGAACCGTATTCATTTGTTAGCCTAAGGATACCAAACATAGTGAGGAAATGTCAATAAATATCGAACGATCAATAATAAATTATAATTAATGTTCGGTTTTTAACAACATAGAATTTTCCTGCTTTCTTTTTCTATTTTTTAAAATATGAATGAAAAAACGCTTTAATAAAGGAATACTTTCCCTAAAATTTTTCATTGATTTTCCCTTTCAGCATGTTATAATTGTTTCATTCTATATCGCTACACTCATATAATCGCGGAAATAAGGTCCGCAAGTTTCTACCGGTTTACCGTAAAAAAACCGACTATGGGTGCAATGAATGAATAAATATACCGTAATTTATGGTATATTTTTTCTATTACTTTCGATGAATGCTCGAAGGACGTTGCTCCCCACTCATGATGAATGGATGCACTGGCCTTCGAGTTTTTTGGTACTGATAAATCTTTTAGTGGATATCAGTACAAATGCAACAACTAAGGCTTTCTAAGATTTCAATAATTTCAGCGAGAGGAGAATTTACTAATGGAAGCTTTAAAAGAAAAAATAGTACAAGAAGGAAAAGTACTTTCAGATATTGTGCTGAAAGTAGATTCATTTTTAAATCACCAGATTGATCCGCAATTAATGAGAGAGGTCGGGGAAGAATTTGCTTCACGCTTCAAAGACACTGGGGTTACGAAAATTTTATCAATAGAATCTTCTGGTATTGCCCCAGCTGTCATGACTGGTTTAATTTTGGACGTACCAGTAGTCTTTGCCCGCAAACGCAAGTCGGTCACGCTATCAGATAATCTTTATACTGCAAGCGTCTATTCGTATACAAAAAATGAAACAAACGACATAGCGGTATCCATTGACTACCTTCACAGCGATGATACTGTTCTTATCATTGATGATTTCCTGGCTAATGGACAAGCCTTACTCGGTTTATTACGAATCGTGGAGCAGGCAGGTGCATCTACAGCAGGTGCGGGAATTGTTATTGAAAAAGGTTTTCAACCGGGAGGCAATCTCATTCGCGAAGGTGGTATTCGCGTTGAGTCTTTAGCAACTATTTCCTCTTTAAAAAATGGTAAAGTGGAATTTCTCGAGGAAGTTGTTGCACGATGAAAAATATAGGTAAAGAAACGGCACTTGGAATTCAGCATCTTTTGGCAATGTACGCAGGAGCAATTATCGTTCCACTTATTATCGGTGGTGCTTTAGGGTTTAATTCGAAAGAACTGACCTATCTCGTCTCCATCGATATTCTAATGTGCGGAGTTGCTACCATATTGCAAATAATGAACAGTCGCTTTGTGGGAATCGGCCTCCCAGTCGTCCTTGGCTGCACGTTTACAGCGGTTGGTCCGATTATTGCTATTAGCGGACAGCATGGCATATCGGCTGTCTACGGCTCAATTATCGCGTCAGGTATTTTCGTTGTTCTAATCAGTGGAGTTTTCAGTAAGCTTATAAGGTTTTTCCCTCCTGTCGTAACCGGATCGATAGTAACCGTTATTGGAATTACGTTAATCCCTGTTGCAATCAACAATATGGGGGGCGGAAGTGGAGCAAGCGATTTTGGGTCATTGTCCAACATTTCACTAGCATTTGGAACGTTACTATTTATTGTAATCATTTATCGTTTTTCTTCCGGTTTTACACGTTCCATTTCGATTTTGCTTGGATTGTTGGCAGGTACATTCGCTTCAATCTTTATGGGGAAAATAGACCTCATGCCTGTAAAAGAAGCATCTTATTTCCACATGGTGCAGCCATTTTACTTTGGCATGCCAACAATCGAATGGTCTGCTGTCATTACAATGTCTCTAGTAGCAATAGTTTCACTCGTAGAATCTACTGGTGTCTATTTTGCATTAAGTGATATCTGCGAGGAAGACTTAAAGGAAAAACGACTTGCAAAAGGTTACCGCGCAGAAGGTTTGGCTGCGGTATTAGGAGGTATTTTCAATACATTCCCGTACACAACATTTTCGCAAAATGTTGGGCTAATTCAAATGTCTGGTGTACGATCCCGAAAGATTATTTTAATTACTGGGTTAATGCTTGTAGCACTTGGATTTTTACCCAAA contains:
- the purQ gene encoding phosphoribosylformylglycinamidine synthase subunit PurQ: MKFAVIVFPGSNCDRDMYHAAKEIIKEDTDLVWYENSNLEDYDAILLPGGFSYGDYLRSGSVAATSKIMKQIKEHAAKGKPVLGICNGFQILLEAGLLPGAMLRNKNLAFMCHQEPLKVVNNKTIFTSQYEKDAVISYPIAHGEGNYFCDDETLKELQENNQIVFTYEDNPNGSVADIAGIINKEGNVLGMMPHPERAVEELLGSDDGVKLFQSIVNNWRESHVVNA
- the purS gene encoding phosphoribosylformylglycinamidine synthase subunit PurS — its product is MKKVTVYITLKQGVLDPQGKAIQTSLHSLGYEEVQEARVGKFIELQIDDKEDLDARINAMCDQLLANPVIEDFRFDVEEAVQS
- the purC gene encoding phosphoribosylaminoimidazolesuccinocarboxamide synthase, producing MKAELLYEGKAKKVYRVKDSQDELVLSYKNDATAFNGVKKDSFDGKGRLNNEISSYIFDYLSNENIESHFIEKLNETEQLVTETTIIPIEVVVRNIATGSITKRLGIKEKTLFTPPLVELFYKDDALGDPLINDEHALFLSDATRLELDEIKEMALTINTVLQKLFSEINLTLVDFKLEFGRLEDGRIVLSDEISPDTCRLWDRTTQEKMDKDVFRQDLGDLLHVYKEILHRLEARS
- the purB gene encoding adenylosuccinate lyase; the encoded protein is MIERYTREEMGSIWTEENKFNAWLEVEILACEAWSELGIIPAGDVEKMRKDASFNMDRIYEIEQETRHDVVAFTRAVSESLGDERKWVHYGLTSTDVVDTALSYQLKQANAIIRKDLTNFVQILKDKAMEHKHTVMMGRTHGVHAEPTTFGLKLALWYEEMKRNLDRFEQAAAGIEFGKLSGAVGTYANIDPFVEKYVCEKLGLTPAPVSTQTLQRDRHADYVSTLALIGTSIEKFATEIRGLQKTETREAEEFFAKGQKGSSAMPHKRNPIGSENMTGMARVLRGYMLTSYENVSLWHERDISHSSAERVILPDATIALNYMLNRFSNIVKNLTVFPENMKRNIDRTHGVIFSQRVLLTLITKGMAREEAYDIVQPTAMEAWETETHFRQLIENDTRFTSMLTKAEIDDCFDYTYHLKNVDQIFERIGLS
- the purK gene encoding 5-(carboxyamino)imidazole ribonucleotide synthase gives rise to the protein MQINNIILPPKTIGIIGGGQLGRMMAIAAKYMGYQVAVLDPTPNCPTAQVADKQITAAYDDMQAIKQLTKVSDVITYEFENVDLEAATYIEKKGKLPQGAFALEVTQNREKEKRVMRDAGLPVPDFFIVENEWECKGALEKAPYPVVIKTCRGGYDGKGQIKLTSKEDSKEALAFVDKHEHCIIEQWVPFDKEISVVFTRAQSGEIEFFPIGENDHKNHILYQTTVPATISNKVEQKAVDATIKLAEKMNIVGTFAIEMFVNGDDIYLNEMAPRPHNSGHYTIEACNISQFGQHIRAICGLPLTKVKLLQPAIMVNILGEDMNQALQHMTSKAEGNIHLYGKDGVKEKRKMGHITFIAETMEQVNQLVETYEGEKA
- the purE gene encoding 5-(carboxyamino)imidazole ribonucleotide mutase, with the protein product MAMVGVIMGSISDWETMKYTCDILDELKIPYEKDVISAHRTPDKMFNYAKNARDRGLKVIIAGAGGAAHLPGMVAAQTTLPVIGVPVQSKALNGLDSLLSIVQMPGGVPTATVAIGKSGAKNAGILATQMIGAFDQDVANRLEVYRENMQVSVEEMRVDLANK
- a CDS encoding xanthine phosphoribosyltransferase — translated: MEALKEKIVQEGKVLSDIVLKVDSFLNHQIDPQLMREVGEEFASRFKDTGVTKILSIESSGIAPAVMTGLILDVPVVFARKRKSVTLSDNLYTASVYSYTKNETNDIAVSIDYLHSDDTVLIIDDFLANGQALLGLLRIVEQAGASTAGAGIVIEKGFQPGGNLIREGGIRVESLATISSLKNGKVEFLEEVVAR
- a CDS encoding nucleobase:cation symporter-2 family protein, which encodes MKNIGKETALGIQHLLAMYAGAIIVPLIIGGALGFNSKELTYLVSIDILMCGVATILQIMNSRFVGIGLPVVLGCTFTAVGPIIAISGQHGISAVYGSIIASGIFVVLISGVFSKLIRFFPPVVTGSIVTVIGITLIPVAINNMGGGSGASDFGSLSNISLAFGTLLFIVIIYRFSSGFTRSISILLGLLAGTFASIFMGKIDLMPVKEASYFHMVQPFYFGMPTIEWSAVITMSLVAIVSLVESTGVYFALSDICEEDLKEKRLAKGYRAEGLAAVLGGIFNTFPYTTFSQNVGLIQMSGVRSRKIILITGLMLVALGFLPKVAALATIIPASVLGGAMIAMFGMIVAQGIKMLSNVITESHDNSMIIACSVGIGLGVTVAPDLFANLPSSFQILTSNGIVAGSITAISLNILFNMLPTRKKKQASLVYKKESIN